In one Halorubrum sp. CBA1229 genomic region, the following are encoded:
- a CDS encoding mandelate racemase/muconate lactonizing enzyme family protein — MEIRTVEAIPLRRELDERFANAQKWISSREYCLVRVETADGAVGWGECWGPIAGTREVIDERIAALLRGRDAAAVESIHEDLVFDLRSAYHSTVPAGAVSGVDLALWDLRGKAAGASVATLLGGARRDAVPAYATGHFWPPVDEFDELEAAVVAEAESHVDAGFDALKLKIGTERHFGWGPDADVELVRAVREAVGDDVALMADANHAYDLPAARRVANGLAELDVRFFEEPLPPERIEAYARLNRDAEVPIAGGECWAFAPDFRRAVNAGAADVLQPDVTSAGGLTSARRAAEIADAAGLATYPHVFGSAVALAASLQLLATLPGSPRLEFDRTPNPIREALAVGPIRNEGTEVPVPDGPGLGVEIDPETLAEFRVD; from the coding sequence ATGGAGATACGCACCGTCGAGGCGATACCGCTCCGCCGGGAGCTCGACGAGCGGTTCGCGAACGCCCAGAAGTGGATCTCCTCGCGCGAGTACTGTCTGGTGCGGGTCGAGACCGCGGACGGGGCCGTCGGCTGGGGGGAGTGTTGGGGACCGATCGCCGGCACCCGCGAGGTGATCGACGAGCGGATCGCCGCGCTGCTTCGCGGGCGCGACGCCGCGGCCGTCGAGTCGATCCACGAGGACCTGGTCTTCGACCTCCGGTCGGCGTACCACTCGACGGTCCCGGCCGGCGCCGTCAGCGGCGTCGACCTCGCGCTGTGGGACCTCCGCGGGAAGGCGGCGGGCGCGTCCGTCGCGACGCTGCTCGGCGGCGCGCGCCGCGACGCGGTCCCCGCCTACGCCACCGGGCACTTCTGGCCCCCGGTCGACGAGTTCGACGAGCTCGAGGCGGCGGTCGTCGCGGAGGCCGAGTCGCACGTCGACGCCGGGTTCGACGCGCTCAAGCTGAAGATCGGCACGGAGCGCCACTTCGGCTGGGGGCCGGACGCCGACGTGGAGCTGGTCCGAGCCGTGCGGGAGGCCGTCGGAGACGACGTCGCGCTGATGGCGGACGCGAACCACGCGTACGACCTCCCCGCCGCCCGCCGGGTGGCCAACGGGCTCGCCGAGCTCGACGTGCGGTTCTTCGAGGAGCCGCTTCCGCCGGAGCGGATCGAGGCGTACGCGCGGCTGAACCGAGACGCCGAGGTTCCGATCGCCGGCGGGGAGTGCTGGGCGTTCGCGCCCGATTTCAGACGCGCGGTGAACGCCGGCGCGGCCGACGTCCTCCAGCCGGACGTGACCAGCGCGGGCGGGCTGACGTCGGCACGCCGGGCGGCGGAGATCGCCGACGCCGCCGGCCTCGCGACCTACCCGCACGTGTTCGGGAGCGCGGTCGCGCTCGCCGCGAGCCTCCAGCTGCTCGCGACGCTGCCGGGGTCGCCCCGACTGGAGTTCGACCGCACGCCGAACCCGATCCGCGAGGCGCTCGCCGTCGGCCCGATCCGGAACGAGGGCACCGAGGTCCCCGTACCGGACGGGCCGGGGCTCGGGGTCGAGATCGACCCCGAGACGCTGGCCGAGTTCCGGGTCGACTGA
- a CDS encoding MFS transporter: MDRSALGRLGRFDAVVLTSTLWFLGKFVRFAFPPLFERIAGVYEISAAGLGTLFSGLLFVYAVLQFPSGLLADRFGSVIVLASGSALAAVGALALAVDAPFAVLVAGMLIIGAGTGTLKTVGVRLLSRAYPDRTGRTLGVFDTFGSLGGVAAPAAVVAFAGLPGVFGAGWRTTFLASGVAWILVTAAFVVRVPTRISETDGGGATSGGGDVPVREYAALFRNPRFSAFVAVTVLFSFAFNAAFAFLPLYLTREAGLEPTTANLLFSALFAVSLVQLLTGELSDRTGELPMIAFTLGLAATGLGSVILLTDLGDPVLLGAAIVCLGLGSHGYRPVRSAYLMSVFPASVAGGGLGAVRTLLMIAGASSPALVGYLSETAGFKPAFWLLTATLAVAAGISVVLWLFE; this comes from the coding sequence GTGGACCGATCGGCGCTCGGTCGGCTCGGGCGGTTCGACGCGGTCGTCCTCACGTCGACGCTGTGGTTCTTAGGGAAGTTCGTCCGCTTCGCGTTCCCGCCGCTCTTCGAGCGGATCGCCGGCGTCTACGAGATCTCGGCGGCGGGGCTCGGGACCCTGTTCAGCGGGCTCCTCTTCGTCTACGCCGTCCTCCAGTTCCCGTCCGGGCTGCTCGCGGACCGGTTCGGCTCCGTGATCGTCCTCGCCTCGGGGTCGGCGCTCGCGGCCGTCGGAGCGCTCGCGCTCGCCGTGGACGCGCCGTTCGCCGTGCTCGTCGCCGGGATGCTGATTATCGGGGCCGGCACGGGCACGCTCAAGACGGTCGGCGTGCGGCTGCTCTCGCGGGCGTATCCCGACCGGACCGGACGGACGCTGGGCGTGTTCGACACGTTCGGCAGCCTCGGCGGCGTCGCGGCCCCCGCCGCGGTGGTCGCGTTCGCGGGGCTTCCCGGCGTGTTCGGTGCCGGCTGGCGGACGACGTTCCTCGCGTCCGGCGTCGCGTGGATACTCGTGACCGCCGCGTTCGTCGTCCGGGTCCCCACACGGATCTCGGAGACCGACGGCGGCGGGGCGACGAGCGGCGGCGGGGACGTCCCCGTCCGCGAGTACGCGGCACTCTTTCGGAACCCGCGGTTCTCGGCGTTCGTCGCGGTGACGGTCCTGTTCTCGTTCGCGTTCAACGCCGCGTTCGCCTTCCTCCCCCTGTACCTCACGCGCGAGGCCGGACTCGAGCCGACCACGGCGAACCTGCTGTTCAGCGCGCTGTTCGCGGTGAGTCTGGTCCAGCTGCTCACCGGCGAGCTGAGCGACCGGACGGGAGAGCTGCCCATGATCGCGTTCACGCTCGGCCTCGCGGCGACCGGCCTCGGCTCGGTCATCCTCCTGACCGACCTCGGAGACCCGGTCCTGTTGGGCGCGGCGATCGTCTGTCTCGGACTCGGGTCGCACGGCTACCGACCGGTCCGCAGCGCGTACCTGATGTCGGTCTTTCCCGCGTCGGTCGCCGGCGGCGGCCTCGGGGCGGTGCGCACGCTCCTGATGATCGCGGGCGCCTCCTCTCCGGCCCTCGTCGGCTACCTCTCGGAGACGGCCGGGTTCAAGCCGGCGTTCTGGCTCCTCACCGCGACGCTGGCCGTCGCGGCGGGCATCTCGGTCGTCCTCTGGCTGTTTGAGTAG
- a CDS encoding ABC transporter ATP-binding protein, whose translation MTLLDVDDLTVRYEAQDGTLHSVTGVSFTIDDGVNYALSGESASGKSTTAKAILGLLPDHAVIESGEIEFEGRDLRSLTPSERQDLLWEEIAFIPQTAIDALDPVMSVGAQIRQAIQTHREISERNARRRAQELFETVGLDPDRVGDYPHQFSDGMRQRVVIAMALALEPKLVVADEPTTGLDVIVQDKIIDNILQIQAETDSSLLLITHDLSVIAETCDEMSVLYGGTVMEQGRVENLLLNPSNPYTMGLKNAFPALDDDADGLVSVPGRPPQLDAKPTGCVFEPRCPFASEECETTTPDLRELPYRKQRVACHNAERAVPMRREAEDAATWGGAAEGSRPDTDDAILEVEGLRKWYESSESLLGRLPVDGVSPTVTGFTNSLSRWYDQRGEILRDVLGGGSHIRAVDGVSLSVSRGEILGVVGESGCGKSTLGQTLALLEEPTDGGFTFDGRSHEHYRDGNLQSFRQKLQIVFQNPYESLNPRMTVETLVKEPLAIHGYRTDERDAAVRETLERVGMAPAERYLDKYPNELSGGQRQRVAIARALVIDPEFLICDEPASMLDVSLQAEVLNLLRSLANTEDIGVLYISHDLASLTQIADRLSIMYLGRFAETGPTEQIVTDPKHPYTEALLAAVPETDPRGSRDRVTLEGEPADPEGSPEGCRFAPRCPKATERCREREPALGAWVGDDHFAACFHPSEESRIDEPARVDEPIDVD comes from the coding sequence GTGACGCTCCTCGACGTCGACGATCTGACGGTGCGATACGAGGCGCAGGACGGGACGCTCCACAGCGTGACCGGCGTGTCGTTCACCATCGACGACGGAGTCAACTACGCGCTGTCCGGCGAGTCGGCGTCCGGGAAGTCGACCACCGCGAAGGCCATCCTCGGTCTGCTCCCCGACCACGCGGTGATCGAGTCGGGCGAGATCGAGTTCGAGGGGCGGGACCTGCGGTCGCTGACGCCCTCGGAGCGACAGGACCTCCTCTGGGAGGAGATCGCGTTCATCCCCCAGACGGCGATCGACGCGCTCGATCCGGTGATGTCCGTCGGCGCGCAGATCCGACAGGCGATCCAGACCCACCGGGAGATCTCGGAGCGGAACGCCCGCCGCCGCGCGCAGGAACTGTTCGAGACGGTCGGCCTCGACCCCGACCGAGTCGGCGACTACCCGCACCAGTTCTCGGACGGGATGCGCCAGCGAGTCGTAATCGCGATGGCGCTCGCGCTGGAGCCGAAGCTCGTCGTCGCGGACGAGCCCACGACCGGGCTGGACGTCATCGTCCAGGACAAGATCATCGACAACATCCTCCAGATCCAAGCGGAGACCGACAGCTCGCTGCTGTTGATCACCCACGACCTGAGCGTCATCGCGGAGACCTGCGACGAGATGTCGGTGCTGTACGGCGGGACGGTGATGGAGCAGGGTCGCGTCGAGAACCTCCTCCTCAACCCGTCGAACCCCTACACGATGGGGCTGAAGAACGCGTTCCCCGCGCTGGACGACGACGCCGACGGGCTGGTTTCGGTCCCGGGGAGACCGCCGCAGCTGGACGCGAAGCCGACGGGCTGCGTCTTCGAGCCGCGCTGTCCGTTCGCGAGCGAGGAGTGTGAGACGACGACGCCCGACCTCCGCGAGCTCCCCTACCGGAAACAGCGCGTCGCGTGCCACAACGCGGAGCGAGCGGTCCCGATGCGACGGGAGGCCGAGGACGCCGCCACGTGGGGCGGCGCCGCGGAGGGGTCCCGCCCCGACACCGACGACGCCATCCTCGAGGTCGAGGGGTTACGCAAGTGGTACGAGAGCTCGGAGTCGCTCCTCGGCCGGCTCCCCGTCGACGGCGTCTCGCCGACGGTGACCGGGTTCACGAACAGCCTCAGCCGGTGGTACGACCAGCGCGGCGAGATCCTCCGAGACGTGCTCGGCGGGGGCTCGCACATCCGCGCCGTCGACGGGGTCTCCCTGTCGGTCTCGCGCGGCGAGATACTGGGCGTCGTCGGCGAGTCCGGCTGCGGGAAGTCCACGCTCGGACAGACGCTCGCGCTGCTCGAGGAGCCGACGGACGGCGGGTTCACGTTCGACGGGCGGTCGCACGAACACTACCGGGACGGGAACCTCCAGTCGTTCAGACAGAAGCTCCAGATCGTCTTCCAGAACCCCTACGAGTCGCTGAACCCCCGGATGACGGTCGAGACTCTGGTGAAGGAGCCGCTCGCGATCCACGGGTATCGGACCGACGAGCGCGACGCGGCGGTCCGAGAGACGCTCGAACGGGTCGGGATGGCCCCCGCCGAGCGCTACCTAGACAAGTACCCGAACGAGCTCTCCGGCGGCCAGCGCCAGCGGGTCGCCATCGCCCGGGCGCTCGTCATCGACCCCGAGTTCCTCATCTGCGACGAGCCGGCGTCGATGCTCGACGTCTCGCTCCAAGCGGAGGTGCTCAACCTCCTCCGCTCGCTGGCCAACACCGAGGACATCGGCGTGCTGTACATCTCTCACGACCTCGCGAGCCTCACACAGATCGCCGACCGGCTCTCGATCATGTACCTCGGGCGGTTCGCGGAGACGGGGCCGACGGAGCAGATCGTGACCGACCCCAAACACCCGTACACGGAGGCGCTGCTCGCGGCCGTCCCGGAGACGGATCCGCGAGGGAGCCGCGACCGGGTCACCCTCGAGGGCGAACCGGCCGACCCGGAGGGGTCACCGGAGGGATGTCGGTTCGCTCCCCGCTGTCCGAAGGCCACCGAGCGCTGCCGGGAACGGGAGCCCGCACTCGGCGCCTGGGTCGGCGACGACCACTTCGCCGCGTGTTTTCACCCGAGCGAGGAGTCGAGGATCGACGAGCCCGCCCGGGTCGACGAACCGATCGACGTCGACTGA
- a CDS encoding class I SAM-dependent methyltransferase, which yields MRESRDRKRSAAARFGDRAAEYLDSDVHRAGDDLDRLAGWCASAERGLDVATGAGHTAGALLDAGVDRVVAADAAPAMVTTATAAFPGLEGVVCDAERLPFAAASFDAVTCRIAAHHFPSPTAFVDEVARVLEPGGTFAFEDNVAPADDALDDFLNAVERLRDPTHVRSHAVADWIEWLEDAGFAVETSSVVTKRLEFDEWIANVDAPAERRERVAAAFEEAPPGAAETFEITREDGTIESFANLKLLVRATR from the coding sequence ATGCGAGAGTCGAGAGACCGAAAGCGGTCCGCGGCGGCGCGCTTCGGGGACCGCGCCGCCGAGTACCTCGACAGCGACGTCCACCGCGCCGGCGACGACCTGGACCGGCTCGCCGGGTGGTGCGCGTCGGCCGAGCGCGGGCTCGACGTCGCCACCGGCGCCGGCCACACCGCGGGCGCGCTCCTCGACGCCGGCGTCGACCGGGTCGTCGCGGCCGACGCGGCGCCCGCCATGGTGACCACGGCGACGGCCGCGTTCCCCGGTCTCGAGGGCGTCGTCTGCGACGCCGAACGGCTGCCGTTCGCCGCCGCGAGCTTCGACGCGGTGACCTGCCGCATCGCCGCCCACCACTTCCCGTCGCCGACCGCGTTCGTCGACGAGGTCGCGCGCGTCCTCGAACCGGGCGGGACCTTCGCCTTCGAGGACAACGTCGCCCCCGCGGACGACGCTCTCGACGACTTCCTCAACGCCGTCGAGCGGCTCCGGGACCCGACGCACGTCCGGTCACACGCGGTCGCAGACTGGATCGAGTGGCTCGAGGACGCCGGGTTCGCCGTCGAGACGTCGAGCGTCGTGACCAAGCGCCTCGAGTTCGACGAGTGGATCGCGAACGTCGACGCGCCGGCCGAACGCCGCGAGCGGGTCGCCGCCGCCTTCGAGGAAGCGCCCCCCGGTGCCGCGGAGACCTTCGAGATAACCCGCGAGGACGGGACGATCGAGTCGTTCGCCAACCTCAAACTGCTCGTCCGGGCGACCCGGTGA
- a CDS encoding CoA ester lyase has product MVRRSLLYCPGDDREMMEKAVETAADAVIFDLEDAVVPDAKAEARRTVRSMLDSLDDPAPDVTVRINPYGRSGPEDVDAVVGEADSPPDGVVLPKVNGAEPVEALFERLGRLTNEPVGIVPLIETAAGVVAVDEIAAASGVDAVAFGDQDFTADIGATVTDDKTESLYARQRVVVAAAAAGVDAFDTVYTDIRDLDGLREQAEFAAEIGFDGKLAVHPDQIPEINGAFTPGADQLEWAETVLAERERAEEAGAGAFTVDGQMIDPPLIERAETVIERAEAAGIR; this is encoded by the coding sequence ATGGTCCGTCGATCGCTGCTGTACTGCCCGGGCGACGACCGAGAGATGATGGAGAAGGCTGTCGAGACGGCTGCCGACGCGGTCATCTTCGACCTCGAAGACGCCGTCGTCCCCGACGCGAAGGCCGAGGCACGGCGAACCGTCCGATCGATGCTCGACTCGCTCGACGACCCGGCGCCCGACGTCACCGTTCGTATCAACCCGTACGGCCGGTCCGGGCCGGAGGACGTGGACGCCGTCGTCGGCGAGGCCGATTCGCCGCCCGACGGCGTCGTGCTGCCGAAGGTGAACGGGGCCGAACCCGTCGAAGCGCTGTTCGAGCGTCTCGGTCGGCTCACGAACGAGCCCGTCGGCATCGTTCCGCTCATCGAGACGGCCGCGGGCGTCGTGGCCGTCGACGAAATCGCGGCGGCGTCCGGCGTCGACGCCGTCGCCTTCGGGGATCAGGACTTCACCGCCGACATCGGAGCGACGGTGACCGACGACAAAACCGAGTCGCTCTACGCGCGACAGCGGGTCGTCGTCGCGGCGGCCGCGGCCGGCGTCGACGCGTTCGACACCGTCTACACCGACATCCGGGACCTCGACGGGCTGCGAGAGCAGGCCGAGTTCGCCGCCGAGATCGGGTTCGACGGGAAACTCGCCGTCCACCCCGACCAGATCCCGGAGATCAACGGCGCGTTCACGCCCGGGGCGGACCAGCTCGAGTGGGCCGAGACGGTGCTCGCCGAACGGGAGCGCGCCGAGGAAGCGGGCGCCGGCGCGTTCACCGTCGATGGACAGATGATCGATCCACCGCTGATCGAGCGCGCGGAGACCGTCATCGAGCGCGCCGAGGCCGCCGGGATCCGCTGA